One genomic segment of Arachis duranensis cultivar V14167 chromosome 4, aradu.V14167.gnm2.J7QH, whole genome shotgun sequence includes these proteins:
- the LOC127746562 gene encoding uncharacterized protein LOC127746562 — translation MKPETEGGDAFVTNGFSNWKKKKRLQIHVGIHDSAHNQAWRKYEALMRPKQHITATIEKQSEQAKKNYQIHLTATIDCIRFLLRQGLAFCGNDETNDSVNQRNFLELLNFLAQHNEEIDRAFKIAHRNLKVIVPSIQKDIVRAAARETTKVIVDDLGDELFAVLVNEARDIFIKEQMSVCLREHRHDQTHERRGPASSSGMHDAMPRKSGQKAALLAWSMIATTRGGRICDGTTRWGAVRRRTLGDGDQQHRADGAVWCYTAVACKGKWRN, via the exons ATGAAACCCGAGACTGAAGGTGGTGATGCTTTTGTAACTAATGGCTTttcaaattggaaaaaaaagaagagattaCAAATTCATGTTGGGATTCATGATAGCGCTCATAATCAAGCTTGGAGAAAATATGAAGCACTTATGAGACCAAAACAACACATCACTGCTACTATTGAAAAACAATCTGAGCAAGCTAAAAAGAATTATCAAATTCACTTGACAGCAACAATTGATTGTATTAGATTTCTTTTGCGACAAGGATTGGCCTTTTGTGGTAATGATGAGACGAATGATTCTGTTAACCAAAGAAATTTTTTGGAACTTCTAAACTTTCTTGCGCAACATAATGAAGAGATTGATCGTGCTTTCAAAATTGCTCATAGAAATCTTAAAGTAATAGTACCCTCAATCCAAAAAGACATTGTAAGAGCTGCTGCAAGGGAAACGACAAAAGTTATTGTTGATGATCTTGGTGATGAATTATTTGCTGTATTGGTTAATGAAGCCCGCGACATTTTTATTAAGGAGCAAATGTCAGTTTGCTTAAG AGAGCATAGACACGACCAAACACATGAGAGAAGGGGACCAGCATCTTCGTCCGGAATGCACGACGCTATGCCAAGGAAAAGTGGACAAAAGGCAGCTTTACTTGCGTGGTCAATGATTGCTACAACGCGTGGGGGAAGAATCTGTGATGGCACGACAAGGTGGGGGGCGGTACGACGAAGGACGCTGGGCGACGGTGACCAGCAACACAGAGCAGACGGTGCGGTGTGGTGTTACACAGCGGTTGCGTGCAAGGGTAAATGGCGCAACTAG
- the LOC110279791 gene encoding F-box/kelch-repeat protein At3g23880-like, with amino-acid sequence MAAVNSHNDSSTAANITNMLQSVTLTEEVFPPEIIFDILVRLPVKTLQRFRAACKLWNEMISSDRKFAKEQLRRATATVTATDGRDCNRLIKYVHSYPGEPITSFMRDYSLRSLASSSGNLAGTYSEPKGPLVEGDWMHFDGDSCHGLLLLNIETAENAMVVWNPSTGKFRTLPPVKDHPMQSCSVHTGFGYDSSTDTYKAVEVSHHRGVNIAMAHTVGTDSSWRVVPNFPGGSPRGCTKFVSGSIHWLMIQSKITEFGEYMDYYVVVSMDMGTETIEEVMVPEKIIGDLELAVLNDWLCIVGRGSMICDVWVMKEYGNAESWTKLFSIPYVETNPPSRPWYSVMDTVSDDEILLHNRISFVVYNHKNQTFSVPVLQEFRGLSDFRVYTQSLVSP; translated from the coding sequence ATGGCGGCAGTTAACAGCCACAACGACTCTTCAACCGCCGCTAACATCACCAACATGCTCCAATCCGTCACTCTCACGGAAGAGGTTTTTCCGCCGGAGATCATCTTTGATATTCTGGTGAGGCTTCCGGTGAAGACATTGCAGCGGTTTAGGGCCGCATGCAAACTCTGGAATGAAATGATCTCATCGGACCGCAAATTCGCGAAGGAGCAGCTCCGGCGAGCCACCGCCACCGTCACCGCCACCGACGGCCGCGACTGCAACCGCCTCATTAAGTACGTACACTCCTACCCAGGTGAACCAATCACTTCGTTTATGAGAGACTACTCTCTCAGATCCTTAGCCAGCAGCTCCGGCAACCTCGCAGGCACTTACTCTGAGCCCAAGGGCCCTCTTGTCGAAGGAGACTGGATGCATTTCGATGGCGATTCTTGTCATGGTTTGCTTCTTCTTAACATTGAGACGGCCGAAAACGCTATGGTTGTTTGGAACCCTTCCACAGGGAAGTTCAGGACCTTGCCGCCGGTTAAGGACCACCCAATGCAATCTTGTTCCGTTCACACTGGGTTCGGGTATGATTCTTCCACCGACACTTACAAGGCGGTGGAAGTTTCTCACCACAGAGGAGTGAACATTGCCATGGCTCATACCGTGGGCACGGATTCATCATGGAGAGTGGTTCCGAATTTTCCTGGTGGTTCCCCTCGAGGCTGCACGAAATTCGTGAGCGGAAGTATTCACTGGTTGATGATTCAGAGCAAGATAACGGAGTTTGGTGAGTATATGGattactatgttgttgtttctATGGACATGGGAACGGAGACGATTGAGGAAGTGATGGTGCCGGAGAAAATTATCGGGGATCTGGAGTTGGCGGTGTTGAATGATTGGTTGTGCATCGTTGGTCGTGGATCCATGATTTGTGATGTTTGGGTTATGAAGGAGTATGGAAATGCAGAATCTTGGACTAAGTTGTTCAGTATTCCCTACGTAGAAACAAATCCTCCTTCTCGTCCCTGGTATAGTGTTATGGACACTGTTTCTGATGATGAGATACTGCTTCACAACAGGATAAGCTTTGTTGTCTACAATCACAAGAACCAAACTTTTAGTGTTCCTGTGCTTCAAGAATTCCGTGGTCTTAGCGATTTCAGGGTCTATACTCAGAGTTTGGTGTCACCCTGA
- the LOC107482557 gene encoding uncharacterized protein LOC107482557, translating to MVHMKVKSGSSPYWLLTAIYGSPQRINRNYLWDDIRSIHNEINLPWCLIGDFNAMLHDHERHGGSNSNSRGACPDFQACVSDCGLLDLGYSGWPFTWKRGNLVERLDRGLSNLEWQIIFPTAHIKHLPSFKSDHCPLCLHLTNDRQENKQRRPFRFQAAWLSHPDFTHMVNSNWKIQDSWNNGLNAFRTSLKKWNTDVFGNILKRKSKILRRL from the coding sequence ATGGTGCATATGAAAGTCAAGTCTGGGTCCTCGCCGTACTGGCTTTTAACAGCGATTTACGGCAGTCCCCAGAGAATTAATCGGAACTACCTGTGGGATGATATTAGATCAATACACAATGAGATTAACTTGCCGTGGTGCCTTATTGGAGACTTTAATGCCATGTTACATGATCATGAGCGTCACGGTGGGTCCAATAGCAACAGCAGAGGAGCATGCCCTGATTTTCAAGCCTGCGTATCTGATTGTGGCCTTCTTGATTTGGGATACTCGGGATGGCCGTTTACTTGGAAGCGTGGAAACTTGGTTGAGAGACTCGACCGTGGCTTAAGCAATCTTGAGTGGCAGATCATCTTCCCTACTGCTCACATTAAACACTTGCCTAGCTTCAAATCGGACCACTGCCCCTTATGTCTCCACTTAACAAATGATCGACAAGAGAACAAACAAAGACGCCCTTTCAGGTTTCAAGCAGCTTGGCTATCACATCCGGATTTCACCCATATGGTTAATAGTAACTGGAAGATACAAGATTCTTGGAATAACGGTCTGAATGCTTTTAGGACAAGCCTTAAAAAATGGAATACTGATGTGTTTGGAAATATTCTTAAAAGAAAGAGTAAGATTTTGCGCAGGTTATAa
- the LOC107482678 gene encoding protein ABCI12, chloroplastic — translation MFMYSNHATATFYFPSTFLPLPTTIASIPKTFLPTLSSPKPLFSLRTPTPIPIRAAASSNSADNNGNANWTKWVPAGSLAADKVLRLIAGATASPIGQFVSSPTTFLHSIDPRVKLVWLLALVILPARSHIIMQFGLVAYLTLISVWVLPREVWMDQLGRVYLLSGLLFITLGLGADGVPPLVQLRTPTPALMGLPNLPVSLTGYSYVIAKLGPLTFTRKGLSIASTAACLTFMVFQSASLCLTTTTPEQLAFALRWFLLPLKYIGVSVSEIVLTLLLSLRFIGLVFDEVRNIALGIVSRRVNWKQLSTMETIDIFFNYFRRIFKNIFSHAEQISQAMIARGFKGDSGDHKLYFLAESSFGMADIVCLLFLTIIIGAAFLSEYYLV, via the exons ATGTTCATGTACTCCAACCATGCCACTGCCACCTTCTATTTCCCCTCCACTTTCCTCCCACTCCCAACCACCATAGCCTCCATTCCCAAAACCTTCTTACCAACACTTTCCTCACCAAAACCCCTCTTCTCTCTCAGAACCCCTACGCCTATTCCAATCAGGGCTGCTGCTTCATCAAACAGCGCCGACAATAACGGTAACGCAAACTGGACTAAGTGGGTCCCTGCCGGTTCCCTCGCAGCCGATAAGGTCCTCAGGTTGATTGCCGGCGCCACCGCCAGTCCCATTGGCCAGTTCGTGTCCTCGCCCACTACCTTTCTTCACTCCATCGATCCTAGAGTCAAATTG GTATGGCTTTTAGCTCTGGTTATTCTTCCGGCAAGGTCACATATAATTATGCAATTTGGATTAGTAGCATACTTGACTCTGATTTCAGTTTGGGTTCTGCCAAGAGAAGTTTGGATG GATCAATTGGGGAGAGTTTATTTGCTGTCAGGATTGTTATTCATAACATTAGGGCTAGGTGCAGATGGTGTGCCCCCACTTGTTCAGTTGAGAACTCCAACACCTGCATTGATGGGGCTTCCTAATCTTCCTGTATCATTAACAGGTTATTCGTATGTAATCGCCAAGTTAGGTCCATTAACCTTTACAAGGAAAGGCTTATCCATAGCAAGCACTGCTGCCTGTTTGACTTTTATG GTATTTCAAAGTGCTAGTCTCTGCCTCACAACTACGACCCCTGAACAACTAGCATTTGCATTGCGATGGTTTTTGCTTCCTCTGAAATATATAGGTGTCTCTGTGTCAGAAATTGTGCTTACCCTTTTACTGTCATTGAGATTCATCGGTCTAGTTTTTGATGAG GTTCGAAACATTGCTTTAGGGATTGTATCTCGCAGGGTAAATTGGAAACAATTGAGTACTATGGAGACAATTGATA TCTTCTTTAACTACTTCCGGCGaatcttcaaaaatattttcagccATGCAGAACAAATTTCTCAG GCTATGATAGCCAGAGGTTTTAAAGGGGACAGTGGTGATCATAAACTCTACTTCTTGGCAGAATCATCTTTTGGAATGGCAGATATTGTATGCTTGTTGTTCTTGACAATTATCATTGGAGCTGCTTTTCTATCTGAGTACTACCTTGTGTGA
- the LOC107482677 gene encoding glutamine synthetase leaf isozyme, chloroplastic: MAQILAPSTQWQMRITKPSQNASPITSKMWSSLVLRPNKKVGATSSAKFRVMAIKSDNSTINRLEQLLNLDVSPYTDKIIAEYIWIGGTGIDVRSKSRTIPRPVEHPSELPKWNYDGSSTGQAPGEDSEVILYPQAIFKDPFRGGNNILVICDSYTPQGEPIPTNKRHKAAEIFSNPKVQAEVPWYGIEQEYTLLQTNVKWPLGWPTGGYPGPQGPYYCGAGADKSFGRDISDAHYKACLYAGINISGTNGEVMPGQWEYQVGPSVGIEAGDHIWCSRYILERITEQAGVVLSLDPKPIEGDWNGAGCHTNYSTKSMREDGGFEVIKKAILNLSLRHVDHISAYGEGNERRLTGKHETASIDTFSWGVANRGCSIRVGRDTEKNGKGYLEDRRPASNMDPYVVTGLLAETTLLWEPTLEAEALAAQKLALKV, translated from the exons ATGGCACAGATTTTGGCACCCTCTACACAATGGCAGATGAGAATCACAAAACCCTCACAAAATGCAAGCCCAATTACTTCAAAAATGTGGAGTTCTTTAGTGTTGAGACCAAACAAGAAAGTTGGTGCTACCAGCTCTGCCAAATTTAGAGTGATGGCAATCAAGTCCGATAACAGCACAATCAACAGGCTAGAGCAGCTACTTAATTTGGATGTATCGCCATACACTGACAAGATCATTGCTGAATACATTTG GATTGGTGGAACAGGAATCGATGTGCGCAGTAAATCAAGA aCAATTCCAAGGCCGGTTGAACATCCTTCAGAGCTCCCTAAGTGGAACTATGACGGATCTAGCACTGGACAGGCACCTGGTGAAGACAGTGAAGTAATCTTATA TCCTCAAGCAATTTTCAAAGATCCTTTCCGTGGTGGTAACAATATTTTG GTAATTTGCGATTCCTACACACCACAAGGTGAGCCTATCCCTACAAACAAGAGACATAAAGCTGCCGAAATTTTCAGTAACCCAAAGGTCCAAGCTGAAGTTCCATG GTATGGAATAGAGCAAGAGTACACCTTACTTCAAACAAATGTGAAATGGCCTCTAGGTTGGCCTACTGGTGGCTACCCTGGCCCTCAG GGTCCATATTACTGTGGTGCTGGGGCTGACAAGTCATTCGGACGCGATATATCCGATGCTCATTACAAGGCTTGCTTATATGCCGGAATTAACATCAGTGGTACCAATGGGGAAGTTATGCCTGGACAG TGGGAGTACCAAGTTGGTCCTAGTGTTGGTATTGAAGCTGGTGATCATATCTGGTGTTCAAGGTACATCCTTGAG AGGATTACTGAACAAGCTGGCGTTGTTCTCTCTCTTGATCCAAAACCAATTGAG GGTGACTGGAATGGTGCTGGTTGCCACACCAATTACAG TACAAAGAGCATGAGGGAAGATGGAGGCTTCGAGGTGATAAAGAAGGCGATTTTGAATCTATCGCTTCGCCATGTGGATCACATTAGCGCATATGGAGAAGGAAATGAGAGAAGGTTGACAGGAAAGCATGAAACAGCCAGCATAGACACATTCTCTTGG GGAGTCGCTAACCGTGGTTGCTCAATCCGTGTGGGAAGAGACACAGAAAAGAATGGCAAAG GTTACTTGGAAGACAGGCGCCCGGCTTCAAACATGGATCCATATGTTGTGACAGGATTACTTGCAGAGACTACTCTCCTGTGGGAGCCAACTCTGGAGGCTGAAGCTCTTGCAGCTCAGAAGTTAGCATTAAAGGTCTAA